A genomic window from Anthonomus grandis grandis chromosome 4, icAntGran1.3, whole genome shotgun sequence includes:
- the LOC126735565 gene encoding cytochrome c oxidase assembly factor 3, mitochondrial has protein sequence MSNRMPPVDLNKLKASDKEFISRVSKENLDRVAKLKRVRRNNWITFGFLGATVLGIYSYTIYSVKQETFLDDFNIPETTKPLGNVTN, from the coding sequence ATGTCTAACCGCATGCCCCCGGTGGACCTAAATAAATTGAAGGCTAGCGACAAAGAATTCATCAGCCGCGTAAGCAAAGAGAACTTGGATCGAGTTGCCAAATTGAAGAGAGTTCGGCGCAATAATTGGATCACTTTTGGGTTCCTTGGAGCCACCGTACTGGGTATATACAGTTACACTATCTACTCGGTCAAACAGGAGACCTTCCTAGACGATTTTAACATACCCGAGACCACAAAGCCCCTTGGAAATGTTACAAACTAA